In Deinococcus yavapaiensis KR-236, a genomic segment contains:
- a CDS encoding fimbrial biogenesis chaperone — MRVLTLTALFALTSATAGQLQISPTSVELDLRSQRSGSTVVTNTDSQTARYKVTVLRVQQNGQEQLERTTDVVVNPAVFTIAPGKRQVVRVGFAGEARKQPETAYRLLLEQQPPEAGGAPVQVTTLLAVGVPLYVRERDGQPNLNVSAERDGQNVRVTLRNSGGRRVVVIGLKVTRGDASVSLGSMIVVAGGKLDFTLKGWGGKGGSLDVEFADLDKRTHRQRLDVTAP; from the coding sequence TTGCGCGTCCTCACCCTCACTGCCTTGTTCGCCCTCACGAGCGCTACCGCCGGGCAACTACAAATCTCCCCGACGAGCGTCGAGCTCGACTTGCGTTCGCAACGTAGCGGTTCCACGGTCGTGACGAACACCGACTCTCAAACCGCCCGGTACAAAGTCACGGTGCTGCGCGTGCAGCAAAACGGCCAAGAGCAACTGGAGCGCACGACGGACGTCGTCGTGAATCCAGCGGTGTTCACCATCGCGCCCGGCAAGCGGCAAGTGGTGCGTGTCGGCTTCGCGGGCGAGGCGCGCAAACAACCGGAAACGGCGTACCGTCTGCTGCTCGAGCAGCAGCCCCCCGAGGCGGGTGGCGCGCCCGTGCAAGTCACGACGTTGCTCGCGGTGGGCGTGCCGTTGTACGTGCGTGAGCGGGACGGGCAGCCGAACCTGAATGTCTCGGCGGAGCGCGATGGGCAGAATGTGCGTGTCACGCTTCGCAACTCGGGCGGACGGCGCGTCGTCGTGATCGGCCTCAAAGTCACGCGGGGCGACGCGAGCGTCAGCCTTGGCAGCATGATCGTCGTGGCGGGCGGCAAGTTGGACTTCACGCTCAAAGGGTGGGGAGGGAAGGGTGGCTCGCTCGACGTGGAGTTCGCGGATCTCGACAAGCGCACGCATCGGCAGCGGTTGGACGTCACGGCTCCTTAG
- a CDS encoding alpha/beta fold hydrolase yields the protein MTTNHASTQTVTSHDGTRIAFDRSGTGSPVILVSGGSVDHASTAPVAALLSTHFTVYNLHRRGRGASGDTAPYAVKREVEDIEAVLDAAGGSACLWGSSSGAVLALEAARLLPGKIRKLALWEPPFVLDPARRPPADTARTFHDLVAQGRRGDAAEYFMKDVVGLPPEFVANARRQPWWPRQEALAHTLEYDATIMGDYGLPEERVRQVSTPTLVLDGGASFAFIQEAARAVAERLQNGQYRTLEGQTHDVDAKILAPALQEFFDT from the coding sequence ATGACGACCAACCACGCCAGCACGCAGACCGTCACCTCGCACGACGGCACCCGCATCGCCTTCGACCGCTCCGGTACGGGATCGCCGGTGATCCTCGTGAGCGGCGGATCGGTGGATCACGCTTCCACCGCTCCCGTCGCCGCGCTGCTCTCGACGCACTTCACGGTGTACAACCTGCACCGACGCGGGCGGGGCGCGAGCGGCGACACGGCTCCCTACGCGGTGAAGCGCGAGGTCGAGGACATCGAAGCGGTCCTCGACGCGGCGGGCGGGTCGGCCTGCTTGTGGGGCTCGTCCTCCGGCGCGGTTCTCGCGCTGGAAGCGGCGCGGCTCCTGCCCGGCAAGATCCGGAAGTTGGCGTTGTGGGAGCCGCCCTTCGTCCTCGATCCCGCGCGTCGCCCGCCTGCAGACACGGCGCGCACCTTTCATGACCTCGTGGCGCAGGGCCGCCGGGGAGACGCCGCCGAGTACTTCATGAAAGACGTCGTGGGCCTGCCGCCGGAATTCGTGGCGAACGCGCGCCGCCAGCCTTGGTGGCCCAGGCAGGAAGCCTTGGCGCACACGCTGGAGTACGACGCGACCATCATGGGCGACTACGGCCTGCCCGAGGAGCGCGTTCGGCAGGTGAGCACCCCCACGCTGGTGCTCGACGGTGGCGCGAGCTTCGCGTTCATCCAGGAGGCCGCGCGCGCGGTGGCCGAGCGATTGCAAAACGGGCAGTACCGCACGCTGGAAGGGCAGACGCACGACGTGGACGCCAAGATCCTGGCGCCCGCGCTGCAAGAGTTCTTCGATACTTGA
- a CDS encoding DUF1801 domain-containing protein, with protein MKASENIDRRIASLVDWRGSLLAHPRTLILTADPNLTEGWKWSSPAWSRRGLVCSVGVFHGAALQDPRGLMNAGDLAKESRGIDLREVAEVGLQALS; from the coding sequence ATGAAAGCCTCTGAGAACATCGATCGGCGCATCGCGAGCCTCGTCGACTGGCGTGGCTCGCTGCTGGCCCACCCGCGTACGCTGATCCTGACCGCCGATCCGAACCTCACCGAGGGATGGAAGTGGAGCAGCCCCGCCTGGTCTCGCCGTGGGCTGGTGTGCAGTGTCGGCGTCTTCCACGGTGCCGCCTTGCAGGACCCGCGTGGCTTGATGAACGCGGGCGACCTCGCGAAGGAGAGCCGCGGCATTGACCTTCGCGAGGTCGCCGAAGTCGGCCTTCAAGCGCTGAGCTGA
- a CDS encoding Type 1 glutamine amidotransferase-like domain-containing protein — protein MKLLLTSAGIKNSSIHGALVDLLGKPIADATALCIPTAGYGHPQTNPGHAWRFISGQEPRAPMCELGWKSVGVLELTALPSIGQDRWAPWVREADVLLVNGGDALYLYHWMRASGLTELLPSLTDKIWVGLSAGSMVMTPRIGKDFVGWSPPSGSDETLGVVDFSIFPHLDHPDLPWNTMVNAERWAAGIEGRAYAIDDETAIKVADGRVEVVSEGHWKLLRP, from the coding sequence ATGAAACTTCTGCTCACGTCCGCCGGAATCAAGAACTCGAGCATTCACGGCGCACTCGTCGACCTCTTGGGCAAGCCGATCGCGGATGCCACCGCCCTCTGTATTCCCACGGCAGGCTACGGACATCCGCAGACGAATCCCGGCCACGCCTGGCGATTCATCAGCGGACAAGAACCCCGAGCGCCGATGTGCGAGTTGGGGTGGAAGTCGGTGGGCGTGCTGGAACTCACGGCGCTTCCCAGCATCGGACAGGACCGCTGGGCGCCCTGGGTGCGGGAAGCCGACGTCCTGCTGGTGAATGGCGGTGACGCTCTGTACCTGTATCACTGGATGCGGGCGTCCGGGCTGACGGAGCTTCTGCCGTCCCTGACCGACAAGATCTGGGTGGGATTGAGCGCCGGGAGCATGGTGATGACGCCTCGCATCGGGAAGGACTTTGTGGGATGGTCACCGCCCAGCGGAAGCGATGAAACGCTGGGCGTCGTCGACTTCTCGATCTTTCCGCACCTGGACCACCCCGATCTGCCGTGGAACACCATGGTCAACGCGGAGCGGTGGGCGGCGGGCATCGAAGGTCGGGCGTACGCGATCGACGACGAGACCGCCATCAAAGTGGCGGACGGGCGCGTCGAGGTGGTTTCCGAAGGGCACTGGAAGTTGTTGCGGCCTTGA
- a CDS encoding erythromycin esterase family protein produces the protein MNLKLLLLGASLLFPVAFAVGGAQPPPSTSTDLAASLRSVARSVSDDLRTLEPIVQLAKDARLVLIGEGTHGTHEFYRTRAELTKRLVQEYGFDAVVIEGDWPDAQRVNRFVRLEGADTTPEQALSNFTRFPRWLWRNTVVRDFVGWLRATNVTRASSDRTSFYGMDLYSLPASRLEVLRLLGTLDTASAERARARYACLALIGTPLQDDPGTPETSNGASCTRNAADVFADVLRLTAQRRARLDASREALFDLEQNARIVKNAVAYERAALDVFGASSSWNVRDSHMFETLEAIRAHLGATSKIVVWAHNSHLGDARATEMGRSGEHNVGQLVRQRYGAGALLVGFTTHTGTVTAAEEWDGPPRTMQIRPSLESSYERLFHDTGLARFMLESKRAPLALRQERLERAIGVQYLPATERLSHYFSVNLPAQFDVVVHFDVTRALEPLDSAGR, from the coding sequence ATGAACCTGAAGCTTCTGCTGCTCGGCGCCTCGCTCCTCTTCCCCGTTGCCTTCGCGGTCGGCGGAGCGCAGCCTCCACCCTCGACGTCCACCGACCTCGCCGCCTCGCTTCGGTCCGTCGCCCGTTCCGTCAGCGACGATTTGCGCACGCTCGAGCCGATCGTGCAACTCGCGAAGGACGCTCGGCTCGTGCTCATCGGCGAGGGTACGCACGGAACGCACGAGTTCTACCGAACGCGCGCCGAACTCACGAAGCGGCTCGTTCAAGAGTACGGATTCGACGCCGTGGTGATCGAAGGCGACTGGCCGGACGCGCAGCGCGTGAACCGCTTCGTTCGCCTCGAAGGCGCCGACACCACTCCCGAGCAGGCGCTTTCGAACTTCACGCGTTTTCCCCGCTGGCTGTGGCGAAACACGGTCGTGCGGGACTTCGTGGGCTGGTTGCGAGCGACGAACGTGACGCGCGCTTCGTCGGACCGGACCTCGTTCTACGGCATGGACTTGTACAGTCTGCCCGCGTCGAGGCTCGAAGTCCTTCGCCTGCTGGGCACCCTCGACACGGCGAGCGCGGAGCGCGCCCGCGCGCGGTACGCCTGCCTGGCCTTGATCGGGACGCCGTTGCAAGACGATCCCGGCACGCCCGAGACCAGCAACGGAGCGTCTTGCACGAGGAACGCCGCCGACGTCTTCGCAGACGTCTTGCGTCTCACGGCGCAGCGCCGAGCTCGCCTCGACGCGTCACGCGAGGCGCTGTTCGATTTGGAGCAAAACGCGAGGATCGTGAAGAACGCCGTGGCGTACGAACGCGCCGCCCTCGACGTGTTCGGAGCGTCGTCCTCGTGGAACGTGCGCGACAGCCACATGTTCGAGACCCTCGAGGCGATCCGGGCGCATCTCGGCGCGACGTCGAAGATCGTGGTGTGGGCTCATAACTCGCACTTGGGCGATGCGCGCGCGACCGAGATGGGGCGAAGCGGAGAGCACAACGTCGGACAACTCGTGCGGCAGCGGTACGGAGCGGGCGCCTTGCTCGTCGGATTCACGACGCACACCGGCACGGTGACGGCCGCCGAGGAGTGGGACGGTCCGCCACGCACGATGCAAATCCGTCCGTCGCTGGAATCCAGTTACGAGCGGCTTTTTCACGACACGGGCCTCGCGCGCTTCATGCTGGAGTCGAAGCGCGCCCCGTTGGCCTTGCGTCAAGAGCGCCTGGAGCGGGCGATCGGCGTACAGTACCTTCCGGCCACGGAACGCCTCAGTCACTACTTCAGCGTGAATCTCCCCGCGCAGTTCGACGTGGTGGTCCACTTCGACGTGACGCGCGCGCTCGAACCGCTCGACTCCGCGGGACGGTGA
- a CDS encoding tripartite tricarboxylate transporter permease gives METLAALLNGFSTALTPENLLFALIGAVLGTAVGVLPGIGPALTVALLLPVTLKLSPVSAFIMFAGIYYGAMFGGSTTSILLKTPGESASIVTAMEGNQMARRGRAPAALATAAIGSFIAGTLGTLALTFAAPAMVSFALQFGPAEYFALTVLAFTAVSALLGSSPLRGLVSLFFGLGLGLVGTDLQTGQARFDLGRPELLDGIDVVTVVVGLFAVGETLYVASKLRGAQDAVMKFKGRVGMTREDWARSWKPWLRGTLLGFPFGALPAGGAEMPTFLSYLLEKRLSKHKDEFGKGAIEGVAGPEAANNAAAAGVLVPLLSLGLPTSATAAILLAAFQQYGLQPGPLLFATNPALVWGLIASLYVGNVMLLVLNLPLAKFWARLLEIPRPLLYGGILVFATLGVYSLNNSVFDLVLLYLIGLVGFAMRRFDFPVAPAIVGMILGPIAEQQFRRALAISQGDYGVFFTRPLSATILIVVGIVLLGPPLLRWWNSRRSGTSRTTS, from the coding sequence ATGGAGACCCTCGCGGCCCTCCTCAACGGATTCTCCACGGCCCTGACGCCCGAGAACTTGCTGTTCGCCCTCATCGGCGCGGTCCTCGGCACGGCCGTCGGCGTTCTGCCGGGCATCGGCCCCGCGCTCACCGTCGCCCTGCTGCTGCCCGTCACCCTCAAGCTCAGTCCTGTGAGCGCGTTCATCATGTTCGCCGGCATCTACTACGGCGCGATGTTCGGTGGATCGACGACGTCCATCCTGCTCAAGACGCCCGGTGAAAGCGCCTCTATCGTCACGGCGATGGAAGGCAACCAGATGGCGCGCCGAGGGCGAGCGCCCGCCGCGCTCGCGACCGCGGCGATCGGGTCGTTCATCGCCGGTACGCTCGGCACGCTCGCCCTCACCTTCGCCGCGCCCGCCATGGTGTCGTTCGCGCTTCAGTTCGGACCCGCCGAGTACTTCGCCCTCACCGTGCTGGCCTTCACTGCCGTGTCGGCGCTCCTCGGAAGCTCGCCGTTGCGCGGCCTCGTGAGCCTGTTTTTCGGTCTCGGCCTCGGGCTGGTCGGCACGGACTTGCAAACCGGGCAAGCGCGCTTCGACCTCGGACGGCCCGAACTGCTCGACGGCATCGACGTCGTCACGGTCGTCGTGGGCCTCTTCGCGGTGGGCGAGACGCTGTACGTGGCGTCGAAGCTGCGCGGCGCCCAAGACGCCGTGATGAAGTTCAAGGGTCGCGTCGGCATGACCCGCGAGGACTGGGCGAGAAGCTGGAAGCCGTGGCTGCGCGGCACCCTCCTCGGCTTTCCGTTCGGAGCGCTTCCGGCAGGCGGCGCGGAGATGCCGACGTTCTTGTCGTACCTGCTCGAAAAACGCCTCAGCAAGCACAAGGATGAGTTCGGCAAAGGGGCCATCGAAGGCGTGGCTGGACCCGAAGCGGCGAACAACGCGGCCGCCGCGGGCGTGCTCGTGCCGCTCTTGTCGCTCGGCTTGCCGACGTCCGCGACGGCCGCGATTCTGCTCGCCGCGTTTCAGCAGTACGGCTTGCAGCCCGGTCCCCTCTTGTTCGCGACGAACCCGGCGCTCGTGTGGGGACTCATCGCGAGCTTGTACGTGGGAAACGTGATGCTGCTCGTGCTGAACTTGCCGCTCGCGAAGTTCTGGGCGAGACTCCTCGAAATTCCGCGTCCGCTCTTGTACGGCGGCATCCTCGTGTTCGCCACGCTCGGCGTGTACAGCCTCAACAACTCCGTGTTCGACCTCGTCCTGCTGTACCTCATCGGTCTCGTGGGCTTCGCGATGCGCCGCTTCGACTTCCCGGTCGCTCCTGCCATCGTCGGAATGATCCTCGGACCCATCGCCGAGCAGCAGTTCCGCCGCGCCCTCGCGATCAGCCAAGGCGACTACGGCGTGTTCTTCACGCGACCTCTCAGCGCGACGATCCTGATCGTTGTCGGAATCGTCCTGCTCGGCCCGCCGCTTCTGCGCTGGTGGAACTCCAGACGCTCCGGGACTTCCCGAACGACGTCTTGA
- a CDS encoding tripartite tricarboxylate transporter TctB family protein — translation MPDSTAPPSRGISLGDLALALGVVALGAFFLVETFMIDVNPGYARVGPRFFPLLVSFGLLGVGVILAIGALRGERAQPAAEEDADPDAPTNWRSIGWLTLGLVAHMLLLNVLGFVLASTVLFWCAARGFHSTWIVRDLVVAVLLSVVVYVLFTHGLGLTLPPGLLKGVL, via the coding sequence ATGCCCGACTCTACCGCCCCGCCTTCGCGGGGCATTTCCCTTGGCGACCTCGCGCTGGCCCTCGGCGTCGTGGCGCTCGGCGCGTTCTTCCTTGTCGAGACCTTCATGATCGACGTCAATCCCGGTTACGCCCGCGTCGGCCCGCGCTTCTTTCCGTTGCTCGTCTCGTTCGGCTTGCTTGGCGTCGGCGTGATTCTCGCCATCGGAGCGCTTCGCGGCGAACGCGCCCAGCCTGCCGCCGAGGAGGACGCCGATCCCGACGCGCCGACGAACTGGCGTTCGATCGGCTGGCTCACGCTGGGCTTGGTGGCGCACATGCTGCTTCTCAACGTCCTCGGCTTCGTGCTCGCGTCCACCGTTCTGTTCTGGTGCGCGGCGCGCGGCTTTCACTCGACGTGGATCGTGCGCGACCTCGTGGTGGCCGTGCTGCTCTCGGTCGTCGTGTACGTCTTGTTCACGCACGGCCTCGGCCTCACGTTGCCGCCCGGCCTGCTCAAGGGCGTGCTGTGA
- a CDS encoding Bug family tripartite tricarboxylate transporter substrate binding protein: MKKTLFLAALVMTNLPLASAQTLNNLRIMAPASPGGGWDQTSRAIQQVLQDNKITGAVQVFNVPGAGGTIGLAQLLNSRGDGNLLMTMGLVMVGAIQTNKSKATLERVTPIARLTGEYEVLVVPTVSKYKTLADLAADWRKNPGLPIAGGSAGGTDHITVGLLAEAAGIDTSKINYIPFSGGGETLAAVLGNQVAAGIAGYGEFEAQIKTGQLRVLGISAKKRVKGIDAPTFIEGGLNVELANWRGIVAPPGISAAEKATLVAALDKLHASKEWQETLAKRNWIDLYQSGSKFDVFLKVEQSRINKVLKSIGLVK, from the coding sequence ATGAAGAAAACGCTGTTTCTCGCCGCCCTTGTCATGACGAACCTGCCCCTCGCGTCCGCGCAGACCCTGAACAACTTGCGTATCATGGCGCCCGCCTCGCCCGGCGGCGGGTGGGACCAGACGTCGCGCGCCATTCAGCAAGTGCTGCAAGACAACAAGATCACGGGCGCCGTGCAAGTATTCAACGTGCCCGGTGCGGGCGGCACGATCGGCCTCGCGCAATTGCTCAACAGCCGCGGCGACGGCAACCTCCTTATGACGATGGGCCTCGTGATGGTCGGCGCGATCCAAACCAACAAGAGCAAGGCGACGTTGGAGCGTGTCACGCCCATCGCGCGTCTCACCGGCGAGTACGAAGTGCTCGTGGTGCCCACCGTCAGCAAGTACAAGACGCTCGCCGACCTCGCCGCCGACTGGAGGAAGAACCCGGGCCTTCCCATCGCGGGCGGAAGCGCGGGCGGCACCGACCACATCACGGTGGGTCTGCTCGCCGAAGCGGCCGGCATCGACACGTCGAAGATCAACTACATTCCCTTCTCGGGCGGTGGCGAGACGCTCGCGGCCGTGCTCGGCAATCAAGTCGCCGCCGGTATCGCCGGCTACGGCGAGTTCGAAGCGCAAATCAAGACGGGGCAGTTGCGCGTCTTGGGCATCAGCGCGAAGAAACGCGTGAAGGGCATCGACGCGCCGACCTTCATCGAAGGCGGCCTCAACGTCGAACTCGCCAACTGGCGCGGCATCGTCGCCCCTCCGGGCATCAGCGCCGCCGAGAAGGCGACGCTCGTGGCGGCCCTCGACAAGCTGCACGCCAGCAAGGAATGGCAAGAAACGCTCGCGAAGCGCAATTGGATCGACTTGTACCAAAGCGGCAGCAAGTTCGACGTGTTCCTCAAAGTCGAGCAAAGCCGCATCAACAAGGTACTCAAGAGCATCGGCCTCGTGAAGTGA
- a CDS encoding ATP-binding protein: MNLAGPRFARSSWKVRPLRLGIEGRLVLLHLLVLSVLTLLLASIQVLSLRRTVQHDLGQRALAASRLVAQLPEVMRGAAVGRQDAKLNAFVNRLRAQVGADFIVVGNRDGVRLTHPRPDRLGLPMEGGDNDAPFAGREIVSVAQGSLGLSVRGKVPVLNAGGRIVGVVSTGYLMPRVHALAVQAVGSLVPWFVLALALGTLGAILVARTLKRAILNLEPQQIAALVRQQRAVLAALREGVLAVNADGVIVLANARASELLPRGSGRRVVDVWPELAFAASRTGMPSHNLELRLAHLPIFVNLEPLEGGGFVATLRDRAEVLALAEELTSVRGFVEVLRAQSHEYLNRLHTINGLLQLGRPDDARHLIHSEIENDATLRDLMHDLRTPRLVALLMGKRERAHELGVVFRVEAGSNLSARWNGVIDVLVTTIGNLTENAFEALRGRAGTVTVSIGEDPDGVQIEVVDDGPGVAPDVRARLFEHGASSKGEGRGYGLALVRTRVEALGGSIRHFRRESFTVFQVNLPLTAAGQTSVEGESA; the protein is encoded by the coding sequence ATGAATCTCGCTGGTCCACGCTTCGCTCGCTCGTCTTGGAAGGTTCGTCCGCTTCGTCTCGGAATCGAAGGTCGGTTGGTGTTGCTGCACTTGCTCGTGCTGAGCGTGTTGACGTTGCTGCTCGCCAGCATTCAGGTGCTGTCGTTGCGACGCACCGTGCAGCACGATCTCGGTCAGCGAGCGCTCGCCGCGTCTCGCCTCGTCGCGCAACTGCCCGAGGTCATGCGAGGCGCCGCCGTGGGACGGCAAGACGCCAAGCTGAACGCGTTCGTCAATCGCTTGCGTGCTCAAGTCGGAGCGGATTTCATCGTCGTCGGCAACCGCGACGGCGTGCGACTCACGCATCCGCGCCCCGATCGCCTCGGCCTGCCCATGGAAGGCGGCGACAACGACGCGCCCTTCGCGGGCCGGGAGATCGTGAGCGTCGCGCAAGGTTCGCTGGGGCTCAGCGTGCGCGGAAAAGTGCCCGTCTTGAACGCGGGCGGACGCATCGTCGGCGTCGTGTCCACGGGGTATCTCATGCCACGCGTGCACGCGCTCGCCGTGCAGGCGGTGGGGTCGCTCGTGCCGTGGTTCGTGCTGGCCCTCGCGCTCGGGACGCTCGGCGCGATTCTCGTCGCGCGCACGTTGAAGCGCGCGATCCTCAACCTCGAACCGCAGCAGATCGCGGCGCTCGTGCGCCAACAACGCGCCGTCCTCGCGGCGCTTCGCGAAGGCGTGCTTGCCGTGAACGCGGACGGCGTCATCGTCCTCGCCAACGCGCGCGCCTCGGAGTTGCTGCCGAGGGGATCGGGTCGGCGTGTCGTGGACGTTTGGCCCGAGTTGGCGTTCGCGGCGAGCCGAACGGGCATGCCGAGTCACAACTTGGAGTTGCGCCTCGCGCACCTGCCGATCTTCGTGAATTTGGAGCCGCTCGAGGGCGGCGGGTTCGTGGCGACGCTGCGTGACCGCGCGGAAGTGCTCGCGCTCGCCGAGGAGCTCACGTCCGTGCGAGGCTTCGTGGAAGTGCTGCGCGCCCAGTCGCACGAGTACCTCAACCGCCTGCACACCATCAACGGCTTGTTGCAACTCGGGCGTCCCGACGACGCACGGCACCTCATCCACTCGGAAATCGAAAACGACGCGACGCTGCGCGACTTGATGCACGACCTTCGCACGCCGCGCCTCGTGGCGCTCTTGATGGGCAAGCGCGAGCGAGCGCACGAACTCGGCGTGGTCTTTCGCGTCGAAGCGGGCTCGAACCTCTCGGCGCGGTGGAACGGCGTGATCGACGTGCTCGTCACGACGATCGGCAACCTCACGGAAAACGCTTTCGAAGCGTTGCGGGGCCGGGCCGGCACGGTCACCGTGTCGATCGGCGAGGACCCCGACGGCGTGCAGATCGAAGTCGTCGACGACGGTCCCGGCGTCGCGCCGGACGTGCGAGCGAGGCTGTTCGAGCACGGCGCGTCGAGCAAGGGCGAAGGGCGCGGCTACGGCCTCGCGCTCGTTCGGACGCGCGTCGAGGCGCTCGGCGGCAGCATAAGGCACTTTCGTCGCGAGTCCTTCACGGTGTTTCAAGTGAACTTGCCGCTCACGGCGGCCGGTCAGACGTCGGTGGAAGGAGAGAGCGCGTGA
- a CDS encoding response regulator, protein MIRVVLVEDDLRVARVNRDLLEADPEVHVLGTATSVAEGDQLVRHLRPDLVLLDVYLPDGTGLDLLRSWRARGEVFDVLMVTAADDAGVVQSALSHGAFDYLIKPFDRSRLGDALARFRRRKALTGATFDQASLDRYLGVASAAPLPKGVDARTLERVADLLTRHPDGLSAEDVGGLVGLSRPTAWRYLEHLVGTGRARLDYQYGAGRPSKRYKAHGARNNEDSGARS, encoded by the coding sequence GTGATTCGCGTAGTCCTCGTCGAGGACGACTTGCGCGTCGCGCGCGTGAACCGCGACCTGCTCGAAGCCGATCCTGAAGTGCACGTCCTCGGAACGGCGACGAGCGTGGCGGAGGGCGATCAACTCGTGCGTCACCTGCGGCCCGACCTCGTGCTGCTCGACGTCTACCTTCCCGACGGAACGGGCCTCGACTTGCTGCGGTCTTGGCGTGCCCGCGGCGAAGTCTTCGACGTCCTCATGGTGACGGCGGCGGACGACGCGGGCGTCGTGCAAAGCGCGTTGTCGCACGGCGCCTTCGATTACCTCATCAAGCCGTTCGACCGTTCGCGTCTCGGCGACGCCCTCGCTCGCTTTCGCCGCCGAAAAGCGCTCACCGGAGCGACGTTCGATCAAGCGAGCCTCGATCGGTACCTCGGCGTCGCGAGCGCCGCGCCACTTCCGAAAGGGGTCGACGCGAGGACGCTGGAGCGCGTGGCGGACTTGTTGACGCGGCATCCCGACGGTTTGAGCGCCGAGGACGTCGGCGGCTTGGTCGGCTTGAGCCGTCCGACGGCGTGGCGGTACTTGGAGCACCTCGTCGGGACGGGACGGGCGCGGCTCGATTACCAGTACGGCGCGGGCCGCCCTTCGAAGCGGTACAAGGCGCACGGCGCCCGAAACAACGAGGATTCGGGCGCGCGCTCCTGA
- a CDS encoding aldo/keto reductase — MDYRHLGRTGLRVSPLCLGTMNFGPEANEEDSHHIMNRALELGLNFFDTADVYGWKQGEGVTEQIIGRWLEQDPSRRDRIVLATKVYGKMGEGPNDQKLSAYHIRKACEESLRRLKTDRIDLYQMHHIDRATPWEEVWQAMEWLVQQGMVLYVGSSNFAGWNIAHANSLAAQRHFMGLVSEQSLYNLQARMVELEVVPACRAFGLGLIPWSPLGGGLLGGALQKAAEGRRASERMQAQIEKHRPQLERYEALCRTLGEHPADVALAWLLHQPAVTAPIIGPRTLEQLDGSLRALEVRLTDDTLKELDAIWPGPGGQAPEAYAW; from the coding sequence ATGGATTACCGTCATCTTGGTCGGACCGGGCTCCGAGTCAGCCCCCTTTGCCTCGGTACCATGAACTTCGGGCCCGAAGCCAACGAGGAGGACTCGCACCACATCATGAACCGCGCGCTCGAGTTGGGCCTCAACTTCTTCGACACCGCCGACGTGTACGGCTGGAAGCAAGGCGAAGGCGTGACCGAGCAGATCATCGGGCGTTGGCTGGAACAAGATCCGAGTCGGCGCGACCGCATCGTCTTGGCCACCAAGGTCTACGGCAAGATGGGCGAGGGGCCCAACGATCAAAAGCTCTCGGCGTACCACATTCGCAAAGCGTGCGAGGAGAGCTTGCGCCGACTCAAGACCGACCGCATCGACTTGTACCAGATGCATCACATCGACCGCGCCACGCCTTGGGAAGAAGTGTGGCAAGCGATGGAGTGGCTCGTGCAACAAGGCATGGTGTTGTACGTCGGTTCGAGCAACTTCGCGGGCTGGAACATCGCGCACGCCAACTCGCTCGCGGCGCAACGGCACTTCATGGGCTTGGTGTCCGAGCAAAGCCTCTACAACTTGCAAGCTCGCATGGTCGAGTTGGAAGTCGTTCCGGCGTGCCGAGCGTTCGGGCTGGGCTTGATTCCTTGGAGTCCGCTCGGAGGCGGCTTGCTGGGCGGCGCGCTGCAAAAGGCGGCCGAGGGCCGCCGAGCGAGCGAGCGCATGCAAGCGCAAATCGAGAAGCACCGACCGCAACTCGAACGGTACGAGGCGCTGTGCCGAACGCTCGGCGAACACCCTGCCGATGTGGCCTTGGCTTGGCTGCTGCATCAACCCGCCGTCACCGCGCCGATCATCGGACCGCGCACCCTCGAGCAGTTGGACGGCAGCTTGCGGGCGTTGGAGGTGCGGCTCACGGACGACACCTTGAAGGAACTCGACGCGATTTGGCCCGGACCGGGAGGGCAAGCGCCGGAAGCGTACGCCTGGTAG